A genomic region of Salvelinus alpinus chromosome 12, SLU_Salpinus.1, whole genome shotgun sequence contains the following coding sequences:
- the LOC139536520 gene encoding beta-1,3-galactosyltransferase 6-like, with the protein MKLVRLLCRHKTALAIAGVCLFAVVVLFLAKCTSETLKQGQVDPPGLAPHAAHSRPRAEHLKPPSRPKDLSAFLVVLITTGPKYTERRSIIRSTWLTKKDPEVLAMFVVGTEGLPAEDMQNLNTEQGRHKDLLLLPELRDSYENLTLKLLHMYTWLDHNVDFKFVLKADDDTFARLDLLKEELKTKEPSRLYWGFFSGRGRVKTAGKWRESAWELCDYYLPYAVGGGYLLSCDLIHYVRINAAFLKVWQSEDVSLGAWLAPVDVKRTHDPRFDTEYKSRGCSNKYLVTHKQSLEDMLEKQQTLQRDGRLCKEEVKLRLSYVYDWSVPPSQCCQRKDGVP; encoded by the exons ATGAAACTGGTTCGCCTCCTGTGTCGTCACAAGACGGCTCTGGCCATTGCAGGAGTCTGCCTGTTCGCTGTAGTCGTCCTCTTCCTCGCCAAGTGTACCTCCGAGACCCTGAAACAGGGCCAGGTCGACCCTCCAGGCTTAGCACCCCACGCTGCCCACTCCCGGCCCAGAGCAGAGCACCTCAAGCCCCCCTCACGCCCCAAAGACCTCTCAGCCTTCCTTGTGGTCCTCATCACCACAGGACCCAAGTACACAGAGCGGCGGAGCATTATCCGCAGCACATGGCTGACTAAGAAGGACCCGGAGGTTCTAGCTATGTTTGTGGTGGGAACCGAGGGTCTACCGGCCGAGGATATGCAGAACCTCAACACAGAGCAGGGCCGACACAAAGACCTGCTCTTACTCCCCGAGCTGCGGGACTCGTATGAGAACCTGACCCTGAAGCTGCTGCACATGTACACCTGGCTGGATCACAATGTAGACTTTAAGTTTGTTTTAAAAGCAGATGACGACACCTTCGCTCGCCTGGACCTGCTGAAG GAGGAGCTGAAGACTAAAGAACCCAGCCGGCTGTACTGGGGGTTCTTCTCAGGCCGCGGTCGTGTCAAAACTGCGGGGAAGTGGAGGGAGTCGGCTTGGGAGCTGTGTGACTACTACCTACCCTACGCCGTAGGTGGAGGGTATCTGCTCTCCTGCGACCTAATCCACTACGTGCGCATCAACGCTGCCTTCCTCAAGGTGTGGCAGAGCGAGGACGTGTCGCTGGGGGCTTGGCTGGCCCCCGTGGACGTCAAACGGACGCACGACCCACGCTTCGACACGGAGTACAAGTCAAGGGGCTGTAGTAATAAGTACCTGGTGACCCACAAGCAGAGCCTGGAGGATATGTTAGAGAAACAGCAGACactgcagagagatgggaggttGTGTAAAGAAGAGGTTAAACTCAGACTGAGTTATGTATACGACTGGAGCGTCCCGCCATCCCAGTGCTGCCAGAGGAAGGATGGAGTACCCTGA
- the LOC139536521 gene encoding protein kish-B-like, which translates to MTNVYSLDGIVVFGILFICTCAYLKKVPRLNSWLLSEKKGVWGVFYKAAVIGTRLHHAVAITCLTMALYLVSLK; encoded by the exons ATGACAAATG tgtACTCGTTGGATGGGATTGTGGTATTTGGGATTCTGTTCATCTGTACATGTGCATACCTCAAGAAGGTGCCTCGCCTCAACAGCTGGCTACTCTCAGAAAAGAAAGGTGTGTGGGGAGTGTTCTATAAAG CTGCAGTGATTGGGACTAGACTCCACCATGCTGTGGCGATAACCTGTCTGACGATGGCATTGTACCTGGTCTCCTTAAAGTGA